The proteins below are encoded in one region of Scleropages formosus chromosome 19, fSclFor1.1, whole genome shotgun sequence:
- the tcn2 gene encoding transcobalamin-2 isoform X2, translating to MSRKTAAAGSFDIMACLIKKLMIFLLLSGVLSLVSSKPCDPSTPEHGALTLSFTKKLLLHSQEDPNKLPNPSIHLALRMAPYHNQGIENDYLGRLKTQLHNDLQNSLSKGRPVTGLVALYILALKASCYDISTVTFNEDHLIHHLKKQMEQEKEHIAATKRPLTNYYQYSLGILAQCVSGVRVSLHVRNKLIHAIDQGDLKHGNMEESVDTLAMAGMALQCVKESNMEHVDAQLQQALTTVKGKLLASQRPDGHMGNEFSTGLAVQALLAMGSEVSECSQAMEAMRTSARNGIYHNPMAISQVLPALHQRSYLQLKAHHCTNEDDSVILEPKEPTVEVSDGKVSLQVEVEVVNPEGHSSQYFLDVPKGSSILEALELLQQMKRKFVFETEPSLWGSFLSVVNGVRARQSDRSYWHISSDGTSINEGISDFKILHPQKITIKKTRY from the exons ATGTCGAGAAAAACTGCAGCAGCGG GTTCTTTCGACATCATGGCCTGCTTGATCAAGAAGTTGATGATCTTCCTGCTCTTGTCTGGAGTTCTGTCCCTGGTCTCCAGCAAACCGTGTG aTCCTTCTACACCTGAGCATGGGGCACTTACCCTCTCCTTCACAAAGAAGCTTCTTCTACACTCCCAGGAAGACCCCAACAAACTCCCCAATCCCAGCATCCACCTGGCTCTCCGCATGGCCCCCTACCATAACCAAGGCATTGAGAATGATTATTTGGGTCGCCttaaaacacagctgcacaATGACCTTCAGAA CTCTCTTTCCAAAGGGCGGCCTGTAACTGGCCTTGTGGCCCTCTATATCCTGGCCCTGAAGGCGTCCTGCTACGACATCAGCACTGTCACTTTCAATGAGGACCATCTGATCCACCACCTTAAGAAACAAATGGAGCAGGAGAAAGAGCACATAGCTG CCACAAAGCGACCGTTGACCAACTACTATCAGTACTCCCTTGGGATTCTAGCACAGTGTGTGAGCGGCGTGCGGGTCAGTCTGCATGTGAGGAACAAGCTGATCCATGCCATTGATCAAGGAGACCTAAAACATGGGAACATGGAGGAATCTGTAG ACACACTGGCCATGGCAGGAATggccctgcagtgtgtgaaagaaTCCAACATGGAACACGTTGATGCTCAACTGCAGCAGGCACTGACCACAGTCAAAGGCAAACTACTGGCCTCACAGAGACCTGATGGCCACATGGGCAATGAGTTTAGCACTGGCCTAGCAGTGCAG GCCCTCCTCGCGATGGGCAGTGAGGTGTCAGAGTGTTCGCAAGCCATGGAGGCCATGAGGACAAGTGCCAGAAATGGCATTTATCACAACCCCATGGCAATCTCACAAGTTCTGCCTGCTCTTCATCAAAGGTCTTACCTGCAGCTGAAAGCCCACCACTGTACCAATGAGGATG ACAGTGTGATTCTGGAGCCCAAGGAACCCACTGTGGAAGTCAGTGATGGAAAGGTTTCCCTGCAGGTGGAGGTGGAAGTGGTTAACCCAGAAGGCCACTCTTCACAGTACTTCTTGGATGTTCCGAAGGGCTCTTCTATACTTGAGGCTTTGGAACTCCTGCAGCAGATGAAAAGGAAATTTGT ATTTGAAACGGAGCCCAGTTTGTGGGGATCCTTCCTAAGTGTGGTGAATGGGGTGCGGGCCAGACAGTCAGACCGCAGCTACTGGCACATTTCCTCAGATGGTACCTCTATCAATGAAG GTATCAGTgattttaaaattctgcatcCACAAAAGATCACCATCAAAAAGACCAGATATTAA
- the tcn2 gene encoding transcobalamin-2 isoform X1: protein MACLIKKLMIFLLLSGVLSLVSSKPCDPSTPEHGALTLSFTKKLLLHSQEDPNKLPNPSIHLALRMAPYHNQGIENDYLGRLKTQLHNDLQNSLSKGRPVTGLVALYILALKASCYDISTVTFNEDHLIHHLKKQMEQEKEHIAATKRPLTNYYQYSLGILAQCVSGVRVSLHVRNKLIHAIDQGDLKHGNMEESVDTLAMAGMALQCVKESNMEHVDAQLQQALTTVKGKLLASQRPDGHMGNEFSTGLAVQALLAMGSEVSECSQAMEAMRTSARNGIYHNPMAISQVLPALHQRSYLQLKAHHCTNEDDSVILEPKEPTVEVSDGKVSLQVEVEVVNPEGHSSQYFLDVPKGSSILEALELLQQMKRKFVFETEPSLWGSFLSVVNGVRARQSDRSYWHISSDGTSINEGISDFKILHPQKITIKKTRY from the exons ATGGCCTGCTTGATCAAGAAGTTGATGATCTTCCTGCTCTTGTCTGGAGTTCTGTCCCTGGTCTCCAGCAAACCGTGTG aTCCTTCTACACCTGAGCATGGGGCACTTACCCTCTCCTTCACAAAGAAGCTTCTTCTACACTCCCAGGAAGACCCCAACAAACTCCCCAATCCCAGCATCCACCTGGCTCTCCGCATGGCCCCCTACCATAACCAAGGCATTGAGAATGATTATTTGGGTCGCCttaaaacacagctgcacaATGACCTTCAGAA CTCTCTTTCCAAAGGGCGGCCTGTAACTGGCCTTGTGGCCCTCTATATCCTGGCCCTGAAGGCGTCCTGCTACGACATCAGCACTGTCACTTTCAATGAGGACCATCTGATCCACCACCTTAAGAAACAAATGGAGCAGGAGAAAGAGCACATAGCTG CCACAAAGCGACCGTTGACCAACTACTATCAGTACTCCCTTGGGATTCTAGCACAGTGTGTGAGCGGCGTGCGGGTCAGTCTGCATGTGAGGAACAAGCTGATCCATGCCATTGATCAAGGAGACCTAAAACATGGGAACATGGAGGAATCTGTAG ACACACTGGCCATGGCAGGAATggccctgcagtgtgtgaaagaaTCCAACATGGAACACGTTGATGCTCAACTGCAGCAGGCACTGACCACAGTCAAAGGCAAACTACTGGCCTCACAGAGACCTGATGGCCACATGGGCAATGAGTTTAGCACTGGCCTAGCAGTGCAG GCCCTCCTCGCGATGGGCAGTGAGGTGTCAGAGTGTTCGCAAGCCATGGAGGCCATGAGGACAAGTGCCAGAAATGGCATTTATCACAACCCCATGGCAATCTCACAAGTTCTGCCTGCTCTTCATCAAAGGTCTTACCTGCAGCTGAAAGCCCACCACTGTACCAATGAGGATG ACAGTGTGATTCTGGAGCCCAAGGAACCCACTGTGGAAGTCAGTGATGGAAAGGTTTCCCTGCAGGTGGAGGTGGAAGTGGTTAACCCAGAAGGCCACTCTTCACAGTACTTCTTGGATGTTCCGAAGGGCTCTTCTATACTTGAGGCTTTGGAACTCCTGCAGCAGATGAAAAGGAAATTTGT ATTTGAAACGGAGCCCAGTTTGTGGGGATCCTTCCTAAGTGTGGTGAATGGGGTGCGGGCCAGACAGTCAGACCGCAGCTACTGGCACATTTCCTCAGATGGTACCTCTATCAATGAAG GTATCAGTgattttaaaattctgcatcCACAAAAGATCACCATCAAAAAGACCAGATATTAA